The window TCACCTATGATAGCGACAGGTATATTCCCAGTAGCCCTATAGACACCATTGGCAATACCTACACTTGAACCCATATCTGTCGAGGAATCTTGCTCTTCAAATGGTGGCAAAAGTCCTAAAGTGTAGCATCCAATGTCTCCTGATATGAACGCATTACTCATTGAGGTCATGGATAAAGCTTTCTTGAGATCTACAAATGAGCTTCTGTGAGGACAGCCTGGACACAGTGCTGGAGGTCTCTGAGGAATATCTGAAGGTGACTCTAGGAAATTTAAATCTAAATTCAGGTCAAAAAACCTGCTAAAGGCAGTGTAGACTTTGTCCAATGTCATCTCTCCTACTTTACTTACCATGTCCTTTCCATGAAGCTCTACCCTTATACCATGATCATAGAGCAAGTCCTTAACTTGATATTCCACAATTGGTTCCACCTCTTCCACAATTAATACCCTTTCAGCCTCGCTTACAGCTTTTAAAATCAATTTACTGGGTATTGGTACAGGAGTTGAAATGCGTAATAAATTGGCTCTTATGTTCAATTCGTTCATTGCGTCTTTGATAAAAGAATATGATATACCTGATGCTATAATTAAGTCCTTAGAACCGTTATCTTCATATTCATTTAGGCTTTCCACTTCCTCCTTTATCATTTCCCATCTTTTCAACTGCTCTATTCTGTTCCTTCTGGCATTTTCAGGTACGAGGACATATTTCTTGGGGTTCTTTGTCACCTTACCGTATATAGGATTTATAGGCGGTTTTATTGAAACGGGAGCTCTCACATGGCTTATCCTTGTTGTAGTTCTGAATATCACGGGGTGTTTTACCTTAGCACTGAGCTTGAAAGCCTCTATCATTAGGTTGTAAGCTGACTGTGGGTCGTAAGGTTCAATAACTGGAATTAAGCCGTGTAGACCGTAATAACGATTATCCTGTTCGTTTTGAGAAGACCACATTGAGGGATCATCAGCTGACACTATGACAAAAGCACCCTCAACTCCTGTATAGGAGGAACTCATTAATGGATCTGCAGCAACGTTTAAACCTACATGCTTCATTGTAGTCAATGCATATGCCCCATTAATGGCTGCACCGTAAGCTGTCTCAAAGGCTACCTTTTCATTTGCACTCCATTCAACATAAACGTTCTTGCTATGTTTTTGTATCATCTCCAGTATTTCTGTGGAGGGTGTGCCTGGATATCCTGCGGCTACTGATACCCCCGATGCTAATGAGGCGAGTGCTATTGCCTCGTTTCCTAGCAAGATTTGCCTTGTTAATGAAGAAGTAATCATCATTATAAATGTTGACAAAAAATGCTAATAAATATTCCTATCTAATGTATATACTTTTGATAATTTAGAATAATTAAATCAAATAGAGTCAACTTATTAATGGTGTCTCCTGAAAAATTTTTATCAAAAAATATTTTAAAATCATGGAAAAATAAAAAGATATATCTACTCTATAGAAATTCTCAAGGGGTAGTTAAAGTTTGAAACTCTTATCCTCCCACCTTTTTTAGGAGTCCCTTCAAGATAACAGAACAGACCGCCATTTACCCCTTTAAACCTCAGTAACCCTATATGAACAGGCTCAGCCAATTTTTGTCCATCATCATCTTGATAGATTGTGGTGAATGAGTCCAAATATGCATCATCCAACTTGAGTTCAACATATTCTTCTATCTTTGTGAAACAGTCTTCACAGTATATTCTTGGCGGTAGATAGACTTTACCGCATTTCTTACACTTACTTCCTATTATTTTATTCTCCTTAAGACCTTGGAAGAATCTCTCTCCAGCTGGTCCTACAGTATATTCATATTTTTCAGCTTCCATTATGTCATACCATTTCAGTAAACTTCCTTCCTTACCCTCTTTTTCCCACGACATTTAGATCACCTTAAAGCATTGAATGTCGTTTATACTAGCTTTCCTTTCTTCTTTTGGTCTCCACACTGCCTTAACCCTCTTTCCTATTACGCTCATATTTTTCACCTCTTCGTAGGAAACACAGAGCTTATGGAATATCCCAGGATAAACGAAGTCTCTTGGACTGGATGGAAGCAATCTTATGACTCCTACCAGTTCTGGTTCAGAAATCTTCTCCCTGGTCCAACTTATAAAACTGGCAACAGCCGTCATTACATAGCCCTCATCCATTACTTCTACCCATGTATCGGTAGGTCTAAAACACTCGTCACAATACATCTTAGGCGGGACGTAAATCTTGCCACATTTAACACATTTCCTTCCTAGAATCTTTCCCTCTTTTAGACCTAAGAGATATCTGCTTTGAGCCTGACCTGCAGTATAGGCATACTTTGCGTTTGGTTTATATGGAATTAATACATGCTTATGTAATTCCTCTTCTTTAAGTGAAGTAACCACTTCTCCTCACCTCAATTACGCATAATAATAACTGTGGATGCTTGCATTAAATCACCCCATGCTTGAGCTAAACCAGTATGAACTGGCTTCTTTACCTGCATCTTACCTGCAGTGCCCTTTAGTTGCCAATATATACTGATAACTTTCATGAGCCCCGCAGCTGCAATAGGATTACCAACTCCCAAGAGACCTCCACTTGGGCTACTAGGAATATCTCCATCAATATCAAAGACTCCCTCCTTTAGGAGTTTGGGCGCTTCTCCTCTCTGTGCAATTCTTAACCCCTCAATATGATGTAGCTCTTTATAATCGAACGGGTCATATGGCTCTATTACGTCAAGTTCTTTATAGGGGTTCTCTATTCCCGCCATTTTATAAGCCATCCTTGCGGCAAACTCTAAATACCTAGCATATGCAAGATCTCTTGCTGGCCATTCTGTATTATCCAGTGTCCAACCCACTCCATCAACCCAAATTGGCGTATCAGAATACCTCCTAGCCACATCTTCAGACGCCATTATCATTGCTGCT is drawn from Sulfolobus acidocaldarius SUSAZ and contains these coding sequences:
- a CDS encoding DNA-binding protein produces the protein MSWEKEGKEGSLLKWYDIMEAEKYEYTVGPAGERFFQGLKENKIIGSKCKKCGKVYLPPRIYCEDCFTKIEEYVELKLDDAYLDSFTTIYQDDDGQKLAEPVHIGLLRFKGVNGGLFCYLEGTPKKGGRIRVSNFNYPLRISIE
- a CDS encoding DNA-binding protein, which translates into the protein MVTSLKEEELHKHVLIPYKPNAKYAYTAGQAQSRYLLGLKEGKILGRKCVKCGKIYVPPKMYCDECFRPTDTWVEVMDEGYVMTAVASFISWTREKISEPELVGVIRLLPSSPRDFVYPGIFHKLCVSYEEVKNMSVIGKRVKAVWRPKEERKASINDIQCFKVI
- a CDS encoding indolepyruvate ferredoxin oxidoreductase; translated protein: MITSSLTRQILLGNEAIALASLASGVSVAAGYPGTPSTEILEMIQKHSKNVYVEWSANEKVAFETAYGAAINGAYALTTMKHVGLNVAADPLMSSSYTGVEGAFVIVSADDPSMWSSQNEQDNRYYGLHGLIPVIEPYDPQSAYNLMIEAFKLSAKVKHPVIFRTTTRISHVRAPVSIKPPINPIYGKVTKNPKKYVLVPENARRNRIEQLKRWEMIKEEVESLNEYEDNGSKDLIIASGISYSFIKDAMNELNIRANLLRISTPVPIPSKLILKAVSEAERVLIVEEVEPIVEYQVKDLLYDHGIRVELHGKDMVSKVGEMTLDKVYTAFSRFFDLNLDLNFLESPSDIPQRPPALCPGCPHRSSFVDLKKALSMTSMSNAFISGDIGCYTLGLLPPFEEQDSSTDMGSSVGIANGVYRATGNIPVAIIGDSTFFHSGMSGLANAVYNKTPLVLLVLDNRSTAMTGQQPSPSKEIDIGEAAKGLGVRFVKYFDPFEINSSVKSLTEAIEWVKKNREPAVIIAKRACALLVTDVIDDNKLPKAVVDMAKCTGCTICYDYFTCPAIIPRKDKKAEIDVYNCIGCGACVPVCPFKAISIKGDKPEGWDKLWLE